In Phormidium yuhuli AB48, one genomic interval encodes:
- a CDS encoding Uma2 family endonuclease, whose protein sequence is MLTYTLDLTPFIQLSDRQFAQLCDHHPDIKFERNARGELIIMPPTGGETGNRNVELSADFVLWNRRSKLGYVFDSSTCFKLPNGGNRSPDLAWIRRDRWEALSQGDRETFPPIAPDFVLELKSPSDNLNDLRDKMAEYQEAGVKLGWLIDRQAQRADIYRQGLEPEQRDRPVTLDGETILPGFQLDLSIVW, encoded by the coding sequence ATGCTGACCTACACCCTCGACCTCACCCCCTTCATTCAACTGAGCGATCGCCAGTTCGCCCAACTGTGCGATCACCACCCCGACATCAAATTTGAACGAAACGCCCGAGGAGAACTCATCATCATGCCCCCCACTGGTGGCGAAACCGGCAACCGCAATGTCGAACTGTCAGCGGATTTTGTACTCTGGAATCGTCGCAGCAAACTGGGCTACGTCTTCGACTCCTCCACCTGCTTCAAACTCCCTAACGGTGGAAACCGATCGCCCGACCTGGCCTGGATCCGTCGCGATCGCTGGGAAGCCCTCAGCCAAGGCGATCGCGAAACCTTCCCCCCCATCGCCCCCGACTTCGTCCTGGAACTGAAATCCCCCAGCGACAACCTCAACGACCTGCGAGATAAGATGGCAGAATATCAGGAGGCTGGCGTTAAGTTGGGGTGGTTGATTGACCGACAAGCCCAGAGGGCAGACATTTATCGTCAGGGACTCGAACCCGAACAGCGCGATCGCCCCGTGACCCTCGATGGCGAAACCATTTTGCCGGGATTTCAGTTAGATCTCAGCATCGTCTGGTGA
- a CDS encoding Uma2 family endonuclease produces the protein MLTYTLDLTPFIQLSDRQFAQLCDHHPDIKFERNARGELIIMPPTGGETGNRNASLIVKLGIWNERHQLGYLFDSSTCFKLPNGGNRSPDVAWIRRDRWEALSQGDRETFPPIAPDFVLKLKSPSDNLNDLRDKMAEYQEAGVKLGWLIDRQAQRVDIYRQGQEPEQRDRPVTLDGETILPGFQLDLNVIW, from the coding sequence ATGCTGACCTACACCCTTGACCTTACCCCCTTCATTCAACTGAGCGATCGCCAGTTCGCCCAACTGTGCGATCACCACCCCGACATCAAATTTGAACGAAACGCCCGAGGAGAACTCATCATCATGCCCCCCACTGGTGGCGAAACCGGCAACCGCAACGCCTCGCTCATCGTGAAACTGGGGATTTGGAATGAACGCCACCAACTCGGCTATCTCTTCGACTCCTCCACTTGCTTCAAACTTCCCAACGGTGGAAACCGCTCCCCCGACGTCGCCTGGATCCGTCGCGATCGCTGGGAGGCCCTCAGCCAAGGCGATCGCGAAACCTTCCCCCCCATCGCCCCTGACTTTGTCCTGAAACTGAAATCCCCCAGCGACAACCTCAACGACCTGCGGGATAAGATGGCAGAATATCAGGAGGCTGGCGTTAAGTTGGGGTGGTTGATTGACCGACAAGCCCAGAGGGTAGACATTTATCGTCAGGGACAGGAACCCGAACAGCGCGATCGCCCCGTGACTCTCGATGGCGAAACCATTTTGCCGGGATTTCAGTTAGATCTCAACGTGATTTGGTAA
- a CDS encoding HEPN domain-containing protein: MSLQRFHQRKSKIDSLIDKSKTIEDLELSHNFARYISIRISGLIETTVRDCYGQYTREKASPEVHRYVTAKLKRFQNPKVKDIIDLAGDFKEDWAKELEGIDEEISVAVASIVTIRNNVAHGGDQGITLGKVQQYYKQVLKFLELIQQQCDLK; encoded by the coding sequence ATGTCTCTTCAGAGATTTCATCAAAGAAAAAGCAAAATTGATTCTCTAATTGATAAATCCAAAACGATTGAAGATTTAGAACTAAGTCATAATTTTGCTCGCTACATTTCAATACGAATTTCGGGTTTGATTGAAACAACAGTCCGGGATTGCTATGGTCAATATACTAGAGAAAAAGCATCACCTGAAGTTCACAGGTATGTTACAGCAAAATTGAAGAGATTTCAGAATCCAAAAGTTAAAGATATTATTGATTTAGCAGGAGACTTTAAGGAAGACTGGGCAAAGGAATTAGAAGGAATTGATGAAGAAATTAGCGTAGCAGTTGCTAGTATAGTTACCATTCGTAATAATGTTGCTCACGGTGGAGACCAAGGTATTACACTAGGGAAGGTACAGCAATATTACAAGCAAGTTTTGAAATTTTTAGAGTTGATTCAGCAACAATGTGACCTCAAGTGA